A window of the Bdellovibrio sp. ZAP7 genome harbors these coding sequences:
- a CDS encoding HAD family hydrolase, translating into MAVEISKLKNIKMLVLDVDGVMTDTRIWFENGEWRRFYSIRDGVGIKRLTEAGYKIAVITGTKAEDVRARAKSLGIHYFYEGALDKEPSFLQLQKESGISPSEMAYVGDDIFDIPLLQAVSFGATVPEAVDEVIEIADYVTKRPGGCGAVREVCDYIYKYGAFSSGR; encoded by the coding sequence GTGGCAGTAGAAATATCAAAACTTAAAAATATCAAGATGTTGGTGCTGGATGTCGATGGTGTCATGACCGACACAAGGATCTGGTTTGAAAACGGCGAATGGCGTCGTTTTTATTCCATCCGTGATGGCGTGGGCATCAAACGTTTGACAGAAGCGGGTTACAAGATCGCCGTCATTACTGGAACAAAGGCAGAGGACGTTCGTGCTCGTGCCAAATCTCTGGGTATTCATTATTTTTACGAAGGTGCTCTCGACAAAGAGCCTTCTTTCTTACAGCTGCAAAAAGAATCCGGCATCTCACCAAGTGAGATGGCGTATGTGGGGGACGACATTTTCGATATCCCACTTTTGCAAGCAGTGTCCTTCGGAGCCACAGTTCCTGAAGCAGTTGATGAAGTGATTGAGATTGCAGATTACGTGACGAAGCGGCCCGGTGGTTGCGGAGCAGTACGTGAAGTTTGTGATTACATTTATAAATATGGGGCCTTTTCCTCAGGTAGGTAA
- a CDS encoding energy transducer TonB, with the protein MNLKIRELPPFAISLFLHLAVFAGISIVAMKPEVLVPFGSYKKGGAVVVEFDSFSSPVKSVPRISAPVLHDEGDIAVTQKKKQVQVQPPKVVETGGAKTLGHADGNLTSGPLGEANGNRLASIKERYLYELRVLIEGRKVYPVTSKRLRESGRVLVEFTVQNDGTITAVEIKQGTAFDRLNEAAKSLIAGIGKYKPLPSEFEQSSAKLEIPIEYSLQ; encoded by the coding sequence TTGAACTTAAAAATTAGAGAATTACCCCCATTTGCAATTTCCCTTTTCCTGCACCTAGCGGTGTTTGCGGGGATTTCTATTGTTGCAATGAAGCCTGAAGTTCTAGTGCCGTTTGGATCCTATAAAAAGGGTGGCGCTGTTGTCGTCGAATTTGATTCCTTTTCTTCACCCGTTAAATCAGTTCCAAGAATCTCGGCGCCCGTTTTGCACGATGAGGGCGATATCGCTGTCACTCAAAAGAAAAAACAGGTCCAAGTTCAACCGCCAAAGGTTGTTGAAACTGGCGGAGCGAAAACTTTGGGTCATGCAGATGGAAATCTGACTTCAGGACCTCTGGGTGAAGCCAATGGAAATCGTTTGGCTTCCATTAAAGAACGCTATTTATATGAACTGCGAGTTCTTATCGAAGGGCGTAAGGTCTATCCGGTCACTTCGAAACGCCTTCGTGAAAGTGGACGAGTTTTAGTTGAGTTTACGGTGCAAAATGATGGCACAATCACTGCCGTAGAAATCAAGCAGGGTACGGCTTTCGATCGTTTGAATGAAGCCGCTAAAAGTTTGATTGCTGGCATTGGTAAATACAAACCACTGCCGAGTGAGTTTGAGCAATCATCCGCTAAACTTGAAATTCCTATCGAATATTCTTTGCAATAA
- a CDS encoding SIS domain-containing protein: MSKLTEQALKVLEVEAQAVLALKPRIGADFEQVVKLIVGCKGKLVVTGIGKSGQIARKLASTFSSTGTPAVFLHPAEGNHGDLGMVTNDDVIMALSYGGESPEFSGVLSFVARKGIPLIALTGKPSSSLSKAAKFTLDVAVSEEACPLGLAPTASSTATLAMGDAVAMCVMAEKGFSSADFAEFHPGGSLGYRLLTRVKDVMHAGDALPTVGLNAPLKEVFAIMTHKDVRGAAGIVDDKGDLVGVITDGQIRRRLDKSNDPFTGQAKDLMTTNPRTIDKNELAEKALFVMEQFQINMLFVMDKESSQPLKPVGIIHVQDLLKARVR, encoded by the coding sequence ATGTCAAAATTGACTGAGCAAGCATTGAAGGTTTTAGAAGTCGAGGCGCAAGCCGTGTTGGCTTTAAAACCGCGCATAGGTGCTGATTTCGAACAGGTCGTAAAATTGATTGTGGGCTGTAAGGGCAAACTGGTTGTTACTGGCATTGGGAAATCCGGTCAAATCGCCCGCAAATTGGCGAGTACTTTTTCCTCAACAGGAACTCCGGCTGTATTTTTACATCCTGCTGAAGGTAATCACGGCGATTTGGGCATGGTCACAAATGACGACGTGATTATGGCGTTGTCGTACGGTGGTGAGTCGCCCGAGTTTTCAGGTGTATTGAGTTTCGTTGCCCGCAAAGGTATTCCTTTGATCGCCTTGACAGGTAAACCTTCCTCTTCATTGTCTAAAGCGGCAAAGTTCACTTTGGATGTAGCGGTCTCTGAAGAAGCCTGCCCCTTGGGTTTGGCTCCCACAGCGAGCAGTACGGCGACGTTGGCGATGGGTGATGCAGTTGCGATGTGTGTGATGGCGGAAAAAGGATTCAGCTCTGCTGACTTTGCGGAATTCCATCCAGGTGGCAGCCTTGGCTACCGTCTTTTGACTCGTGTGAAAGATGTTATGCATGCGGGTGATGCTTTGCCGACGGTGGGACTGAACGCTCCACTGAAAGAAGTTTTTGCTATCATGACCCACAAAGATGTGCGCGGCGCTGCTGGTATCGTCGATGATAAAGGTGATTTAGTCGGAGTTATCACGGACGGGCAGATTCGTCGTCGTTTGGATAAATCGAATGATCCTTTTACGGGGCAGGCAAAAGATTTGATGACCACGAACCCTCGTACGATTGATAAGAATGAACTCGCTGAAAAAGCCTTGTTTGTGATGGAGCAATTTCAGATCAACATGTTGTTTGTGATGGATAAAGAATCCTCCCAGCCTTTGAAGCCAGTCGGCATCATTCACGTTCAGGATTTGTTGAAAGCGCGTGTACGCTAA